Proteins from a single region of Streptomyces sp. HUAS 15-9:
- a CDS encoding nucleotide-binding protein, with the protein MKIAFVGKGGSGKTTLSSLFIRHLTAAGAPVVAIDADINQHLGPALGLDDAQTTALPAMGQRLTLIKEYLRGSNPRIASTATMIKTTPPGEGSRLVRVREPNPVYDACARPVELDGGAVRLMVTGSFTDADLGVACYHSKTGAVELYLNHLVDGPDEYVVVDMTAGSDSFASGMFTRFDITFLVAEPTRKGVSVYRQYKEYAQDFGVVLKVVGNKVQGQDDIDFLRAEVGDDLLVTVGHSDWVRAMEKGRPPRFELLEDANNRALRTLRVAADATYDLRDWERYTRQMVHFHLKNAHSWGNERTGADLAAQIDPGFVLNEGVATPV; encoded by the coding sequence ATGAAAATTGCTTTCGTCGGGAAGGGCGGCAGCGGCAAGACCACGCTCTCCTCCCTCTTCATCCGCCACCTGACGGCCGCCGGCGCGCCGGTCGTCGCCATCGACGCCGACATCAACCAGCACCTGGGCCCCGCGCTCGGTCTCGACGACGCCCAGACGACCGCGCTGCCCGCGATGGGCCAGCGGCTGACGCTGATCAAGGAGTACCTGCGCGGTTCCAACCCGCGCATCGCCTCCACCGCGACGATGATCAAGACGACCCCGCCCGGCGAGGGCTCGCGACTGGTCCGGGTGCGGGAGCCCAATCCGGTGTACGACGCCTGCGCGCGGCCGGTGGAACTCGACGGCGGCGCCGTCCGTTTGATGGTCACCGGCTCCTTCACCGACGCCGACCTGGGAGTCGCCTGCTACCACTCCAAGACGGGAGCGGTGGAGCTGTACCTGAACCACCTGGTCGACGGCCCCGACGAGTATGTCGTGGTCGACATGACAGCAGGCTCGGACTCCTTCGCCTCCGGCATGTTCACCCGCTTCGACATCACGTTCCTCGTGGCCGAGCCGACCCGGAAGGGGGTCTCCGTCTATCGCCAGTACAAGGAGTACGCCCAGGACTTCGGCGTGGTCCTGAAGGTCGTCGGCAACAAGGTGCAGGGGCAGGACGACATCGACTTCCTGCGCGCGGAGGTGGGGGACGACCTGCTCGTGACGGTGGGGCACTCCGACTGGGTGCGCGCCATGGAGAAGGGCCGGCCGCCGCGGTTCGAGCTCCTGGAGGACGCCAACAACCGTGCCCTGCGCACCCTTCGGGTCGCCGCCGACGCGACGTACGACCTGCGGGACTGGGAGCGCTACACGCGCCAGATGGTGCACTTCCACCTGAAGAACGCCCACTCGTGGGGCAATGAGCGCACCGGGGCCGACCTGGCGGCGCAGATCGACCCCGGGTTCGTGCTCAACGAGGGTGTCGCCACCCCTGTCTGA
- a CDS encoding Fic family protein, producing the protein MSKTGATSDPLAALGSLPGVAESVESVRKAVDRVYGHRIMRRRSNEITSEAALRGARGSAALSGADWALEEVRRRTDFSGDDEARVIGAALRLTAEAGQLLSIWRQSPLRVLARLHMVAAAGTGDEVGRPRRNGEPVDEPLVELALPDADEVSGRLEGVSQLIIAGSSAPALVTAAVVHGELLALRPFASHNGLVARAAERIVLIGSGLDPKSACPAEVGYAELGRAAYLAALDGYVAGTPEGMAAWIAHCGRAVELGARESTAVCEALQRGAA; encoded by the coding sequence ATGAGTAAGACAGGCGCGACTTCCGATCCGCTCGCGGCCTTGGGCTCGCTACCCGGTGTGGCCGAGTCCGTGGAGTCCGTGCGCAAGGCTGTGGACCGGGTCTACGGGCACCGGATCATGCGGCGCCGCAGCAACGAGATCACCTCCGAGGCGGCCCTGCGCGGCGCCCGTGGCTCCGCGGCGCTGTCCGGTGCCGACTGGGCCCTGGAGGAGGTGCGGCGGCGCACCGACTTCAGTGGCGACGACGAGGCACGCGTCATCGGCGCGGCGCTGCGGCTGACCGCCGAGGCGGGCCAGTTGCTGTCGATCTGGCGGCAGTCGCCCCTGCGGGTGCTGGCCCGGCTGCACATGGTGGCCGCCGCGGGCACCGGCGACGAGGTCGGTCGGCCCCGCAGGAACGGCGAGCCGGTCGACGAGCCCCTGGTCGAGCTGGCGCTGCCGGACGCGGACGAGGTGTCCGGACGGCTCGAGGGCGTCTCGCAGCTGATCATCGCGGGGAGTTCCGCGCCCGCGCTGGTGACAGCGGCCGTCGTGCACGGCGAGTTGCTCGCGCTGCGCCCCTTCGCGTCCCACAACGGTCTGGTGGCGCGCGCGGCAGAGCGGATCGTCCTGATCGGCAGCGGTCTGGATCCGAAGTCGGCCTGTCCGGCCGAGGTCGGGTACGCGGAGCTGGGCCGCGCGGCGTATCTGGCGGCCCTCGACGGCTATGTCGCCGGCACTCCGGAGGGCATGGCGGCCTGGATCGCGCACTGCGGCCGGGCCGTCGAACTGGGTGCGCGCGAGTCCACGGCGGTGTGCGAGGCGCTGCAGCGCGGCGCCGCCTGA
- a CDS encoding HAD family hydrolase has protein sequence MLWVVENHSLPRTAAFFDLDKTVIAKSSTLTFSKSFYQGGLINRRAALRTAYAQFVFLVGGMDHDQMERTREYLSALCRGWNVQQVKEIVAETLHDLIDPIIYDEAASLIEEHHRAGRDVVIVSTSGAEVVEPIGELLGADRVVATRMVVGDDGCFTGEVEYYAYGPTKAEAVKELAESEGYDLERCYAYSDSATDLPMLRTVGHPHAVNPDRALRREALSRGWPILDFHRPVRLKQRLPVLSVPPRPALVAAAAIGAAAATAGLVWYASRRRSSVA, from the coding sequence ATGCTCTGGGTCGTGGAAAACCACTCCTTGCCCCGCACAGCGGCCTTCTTTGACCTGGACAAGACGGTCATTGCGAAGTCGAGCACGCTCACGTTCAGCAAGTCGTTCTACCAAGGCGGACTGATCAACCGCAGGGCCGCCTTGCGTACCGCCTATGCCCAGTTCGTCTTCCTGGTCGGCGGTATGGACCACGATCAGATGGAGCGCACCCGCGAGTACCTGTCCGCGCTGTGCCGCGGCTGGAACGTCCAGCAGGTGAAGGAAATCGTCGCCGAGACTCTGCACGACCTGATCGACCCGATCATCTACGACGAGGCCGCCTCCCTCATCGAGGAGCACCACCGGGCCGGCCGCGACGTCGTGATCGTGTCCACGTCGGGCGCCGAGGTGGTCGAGCCGATCGGCGAGCTGCTCGGCGCCGACCGGGTGGTGGCCACCCGCATGGTCGTGGGCGACGACGGCTGCTTCACGGGAGAAGTGGAGTACTACGCGTACGGCCCGACGAAGGCCGAGGCGGTCAAGGAGCTCGCCGAGTCCGAGGGCTACGACCTCGAGCGCTGCTACGCCTACAGCGACTCGGCGACCGATCTGCCGATGCTCAGGACGGTCGGGCATCCTCATGCGGTCAACCCGGACCGGGCCCTGCGCCGTGAGGCGCTCTCGCGCGGGTGGCCGATTCTGGACTTCCACCGGCCTGTCCGGCTCAAGCAGCGGCTGCCCGTGCTCTCCGTACCGCCGCGGCCGGCCCTGGTCGCGGCGGCCGCCATAGGTGCCGCGGCCGCCACCGCGGGCCTCGTCTGGTACGCCAGCCGACGCCGGAGCTCGGTCGCCTGA
- the ssd gene encoding septum site-determining protein Ssd has translation MAGTVTHDPPPDTGGRPGRPLIVTEDAGLLDDLLRLCAAAGATPEVHHGVPEPRGTWEAAPLVLVGDDAARRVRGAARRRGVVLVGRDQDDPGVWKRAVEIGADHVLMLPDGEQWLVDRIADVAEGVGRPALTVGVIGGRGGAGASTLACALAVTSAREGLRTLLVDADPLGGGLDVLLGGETAEGLRWPAFAASRGRVGGGALEESLPRLHALRVLSWDRGDCVAIPPPAVRAVLAAARRRGGTVVVDLPRRLDDGVAEALAQLDLALLVVPAELRAVAAAGRVASAVGMVLRDLRVAVRGPYAPGLDDREVARLLGLPLAGEVPVESGLLRPYETGKPPGASGRGPLARFCKGFWERTLVEAGGVA, from the coding sequence GTGGCCGGAACCGTCACCCACGATCCGCCGCCCGACACCGGGGGGCGCCCGGGGCGGCCGCTGATCGTCACCGAGGACGCCGGGCTTCTCGACGATCTGCTGCGCCTGTGCGCGGCGGCCGGCGCGACACCGGAAGTCCATCACGGGGTACCGGAACCCAGAGGCACCTGGGAGGCGGCGCCGCTCGTCCTGGTCGGCGACGACGCGGCGCGGCGCGTGCGCGGGGCCGCGCGCCGACGAGGAGTGGTCCTGGTGGGCCGCGACCAGGACGACCCGGGGGTCTGGAAACGTGCCGTCGAGATCGGCGCGGACCACGTCCTGATGCTCCCCGACGGCGAGCAGTGGCTGGTCGACCGCATCGCCGACGTCGCCGAGGGCGTCGGCCGCCCGGCCCTCACCGTGGGCGTCATCGGGGGCCGCGGCGGGGCCGGTGCCTCCACGCTCGCCTGCGCGCTCGCCGTCACCTCGGCGCGCGAGGGACTGCGCACCCTGCTCGTGGACGCGGATCCGCTGGGCGGCGGACTCGATGTACTCCTCGGCGGAGAGACGGCCGAGGGACTGCGCTGGCCCGCCTTCGCCGCCTCGCGCGGCCGGGTCGGCGGCGGCGCCCTGGAGGAGTCACTGCCCCGGCTCCACGCGCTGAGGGTGCTCAGCTGGGACCGAGGCGACTGCGTCGCCATCCCGCCCCCGGCGGTGCGGGCGGTCCTCGCGGCCGCCCGGCGGCGTGGCGGCACGGTGGTCGTCGATCTGCCGAGGCGCCTGGACGACGGGGTCGCCGAGGCGCTCGCCCAGCTCGACCTCGCGCTCCTCGTCGTCCCCGCCGAACTGCGCGCCGTCGCGGCGGCCGGACGGGTGGCGTCCGCCGTCGGCATGGTCCTGCGCGACCTGCGGGTGGCGGTACGCGGGCCGTACGCACCGGGTCTGGACGACCGCGAGGTGGCCAGACTGCTCGGGCTGCCGCTGGCCGGAGAGGTGCCCGTCGAATCGGGACTGCTGCGGCCGTACGAGACCGGGAAACCACCCGGAGCCTCCGGCCGCGGGCCGCTGGCGCGGTTCTGCAAGGGCTTTTGGGAACGGACGCTGGTGGAGGCGGGTGGTGTCGCATGA
- a CDS encoding TadA family conjugal transfer-associated ATPase yields MRTLPGPGLDPVDGPELLDGVRRWLAESGAEPTPARVAQALREQGRVLGDAEVLGAAARLRSELVGSGPLEPLLADPSVTDVLVSAPDRVWVDRGGGLALTPVTFPDAAAVRRLAQRLAAVAGRRLDDARPWADARLPDGTRLHAVLPPVAVGCTCLSLRVVRPRAFTLDELVTAGTVPPGGDRVLGALLRARLSFLISGGTGSGKTTLLSALLGLVGPGERIVLAEDSAELRPDHPHVVRLEARPANQEGAGLVTLEDLVRQALRMRPDRLVVGEVRGAEVVHLLAALNTGHEGCGTVHANAAADVPARLEALGTAAGLDRAALHSQLAAALSVVLHLVRDRTGRRRIAEVHVLERDPTGLVRTVPALRWGTRAFERERGWERLRGLLGDDGDGGRADDQVDGRVGG; encoded by the coding sequence ATGAGGACGCTTCCCGGACCCGGCCTCGATCCGGTGGACGGCCCGGAACTGCTCGACGGCGTACGGCGGTGGCTGGCCGAGAGCGGCGCCGAACCGACACCCGCGCGCGTGGCCCAGGCACTGCGCGAACAGGGTCGGGTGCTCGGCGACGCCGAAGTCCTCGGTGCTGCCGCCCGATTGCGGTCCGAACTGGTCGGCAGCGGGCCACTGGAGCCGCTGCTCGCCGACCCCTCCGTCACCGACGTCCTGGTGTCGGCCCCGGACCGGGTGTGGGTGGACCGCGGCGGCGGCCTCGCGCTGACCCCGGTCACCTTCCCCGACGCGGCGGCGGTACGACGCCTCGCACAGCGCCTGGCCGCGGTGGCCGGACGCCGGCTGGACGACGCGCGCCCCTGGGCGGACGCCAGGCTGCCCGACGGAACCCGACTGCACGCGGTGCTGCCCCCGGTGGCCGTCGGCTGCACCTGCCTGTCCCTGCGGGTCGTACGGCCGCGGGCGTTCACGCTCGACGAACTGGTGACGGCGGGCACGGTGCCGCCCGGCGGGGACCGCGTCCTCGGCGCGCTGCTGCGGGCACGGCTGTCCTTTTTGATCAGCGGCGGCACAGGCAGCGGCAAGACGACCCTGCTCAGCGCGCTGCTCGGACTCGTCGGACCCGGCGAACGCATCGTGCTCGCCGAGGACTCGGCGGAGCTGCGGCCGGATCACCCGCACGTCGTGCGGCTGGAGGCCAGACCCGCCAACCAGGAGGGCGCGGGCCTGGTCACCCTTGAGGACCTGGTGCGGCAGGCACTGCGGATGCGCCCCGACCGGCTGGTCGTGGGGGAGGTGCGCGGAGCCGAGGTCGTCCATCTCCTGGCCGCGCTCAACACCGGCCACGAAGGCTGCGGCACGGTGCACGCCAACGCCGCAGCGGATGTGCCGGCCCGCCTGGAGGCCCTCGGTACGGCCGCCGGGCTCGACCGGGCAGCCCTGCACAGCCAGTTGGCGGCCGCGTTGTCGGTGGTGCTGCACCTGGTGCGGGACCGGACCGGCCGGCGGCGGATCGCCGAGGTGCATGTGCTGGAGCGGGATCCCACGGGCCTGGTGCGGACGGTACCGGCGCTGCGCTGGGGCACCCGGGCGTTCGAGCGGGAGCGGGGCTGGGAGCGCCTGCGGGGGCTGCTGGGTGACGACGGCGACGGCGGCCGGGCCGACGACCAGGTCGATGGACGGGTCGGCGGCTAG
- a CDS encoding type II secretion system F family protein: MGEMGEMSMSAAVACAGAAVWLMGGRHREARRARLLLAGGGSVGTGPPPWEQAMSELRRLRGRLRGEWWSLAAGLVLALLGTSVIPVAAGAAGVPVLRRLRLAREARRARERRGDEVIALCGALAGEVRAGRQPGEALLRAERDSGGLADAQAAVLAAARFGGDVPGALAVAARQPGAEGLLGLAACWRVAVDQGAGLAAGLDRLDGALRAERDQRADLRAQLAGARATTVMLAALPVLGLLLGTAMGADPLRVLLHTGAGLGCLVVGGVLEAVGLWWAARIVRGAEAV; this comes from the coding sequence ATGGGTGAGATGGGTGAGATGTCGATGAGTGCCGCCGTGGCGTGCGCCGGTGCGGCCGTCTGGCTGATGGGCGGACGGCACCGGGAAGCCCGGCGGGCACGGCTGCTGCTCGCCGGTGGCGGGTCGGTGGGGACCGGACCGCCCCCGTGGGAGCAGGCCATGAGTGAACTGCGGCGGCTGCGCGGTCGGTTACGGGGCGAGTGGTGGTCACTGGCCGCGGGGCTGGTGCTGGCGCTGCTGGGCACCTCGGTGATTCCGGTCGCCGCGGGGGCGGCCGGGGTGCCCGTGCTGCGGCGGCTGCGGCTGGCCAGGGAGGCGAGGCGGGCCCGGGAGCGGCGCGGGGACGAGGTGATCGCGCTGTGCGGGGCGCTCGCCGGGGAGGTGCGTGCCGGGCGGCAGCCGGGGGAAGCACTGTTGCGGGCCGAGCGGGACTCCGGCGGGCTCGCGGACGCACAGGCGGCGGTGCTCGCGGCAGCACGGTTCGGCGGGGACGTACCGGGTGCCCTCGCCGTGGCGGCCCGGCAGCCGGGCGCCGAGGGGCTGTTGGGGCTCGCGGCGTGCTGGCGGGTGGCGGTGGACCAGGGCGCCGGGCTCGCGGCCGGCCTCGATCGGCTCGACGGGGCCCTGCGCGCCGAGCGGGACCAGCGCGCCGACCTGCGAGCCCAGTTGGCGGGCGCCCGGGCTACGACGGTGATGCTCGCGGCACTGCCCGTACTGGGCCTGCTCCTCGGTACGGCCATGGGCGCCGACCCACTGCGCGTGCTGCTGCACACCGGGGCGGGCCTGGGCTGCCTGGTGGTCGGCGGGGTGCTCGAGGCCGTCGGCCTGTGGTGGGCGGCGCGGATCGTGCGGGGAGCGGAGGCGGTATGA
- a CDS encoding type II secretion system F family protein: MSAQLVHSLGTVVVAVLLLGWPVRRFAAARRGRRVRRRLAGLVASKAPDTGTPFEARDVVRRWLPVAGVVGAGWVLVGGPAGTAVGLGAAVGLWRWRHRQEEAGRAEEFDAARAARPLPLAADLLAACIAAGAGPVIAAQAVGDALAGPVGQGLARGAAEIRLGGEPADAWRWLASLPGAGALARLLERADESGLPAAGPVARLAADARADWARTATARARRAAVMVTAPVGLCFLPAFIAVGVLPVVIGLAGGVVGGGGR; this comes from the coding sequence ATGAGCGCGCAGCTTGTCCACAGCCTGGGGACGGTCGTGGTCGCGGTGCTGCTCCTCGGCTGGCCGGTACGGCGGTTCGCGGCGGCACGGCGCGGGCGCCGGGTGCGGCGACGGCTGGCCGGGCTGGTGGCTTCGAAGGCGCCGGACACCGGGACGCCCTTCGAGGCGCGGGACGTCGTACGGCGGTGGCTGCCCGTGGCCGGGGTGGTGGGCGCCGGGTGGGTGCTGGTCGGCGGGCCGGCCGGGACGGCGGTGGGGCTGGGAGCCGCCGTGGGGCTGTGGCGTTGGCGGCACCGGCAGGAGGAGGCGGGCCGGGCGGAGGAGTTCGATGCCGCTCGGGCCGCGCGCCCACTCCCGCTCGCCGCGGACCTTCTGGCGGCCTGCATCGCGGCTGGTGCCGGTCCGGTGATCGCCGCCCAGGCCGTCGGAGACGCACTCGCGGGGCCCGTCGGACAAGGGCTGGCGAGGGGCGCCGCGGAGATACGGCTCGGCGGTGAACCGGCGGACGCCTGGCGATGGCTGGCGTCGCTGCCGGGTGCCGGTGCCCTGGCCCGGCTCCTGGAGCGCGCCGATGAATCGGGGCTGCCAGCGGCCGGTCCCGTCGCACGGCTCGCCGCGGACGCCCGCGCTGACTGGGCACGCACGGCGACGGCACGGGCCCGCCGGGCGGCCGTCATGGTCACCGCGCCGGTCGGGCTGTGCTTCCTGCCCGCCTTCATCGCGGTCGGTGTGCTGCCCGTGGTGATCGGGCTGGCGGGCGGAGTGGTGGGAGGGGGTGGTCGATGA
- a CDS encoding DUF4244 domain-containing protein, with protein sequence MSEKVRKMRAWWQARRCRDAGMVTSEYAMGIVAAVGFALLLYEVVTSGQVRAELQAIVKRALSARM encoded by the coding sequence ATGAGCGAGAAGGTCAGGAAGATGCGGGCGTGGTGGCAGGCGCGGCGGTGCCGGGACGCGGGCATGGTCACGTCCGAGTACGCGATGGGGATCGTCGCGGCGGTCGGGTTCGCCCTGCTGCTCTACGAGGTCGTGACGAGCGGGCAGGTCAGGGCGGAGCTGCAGGCGATCGTGAAGCGAGCCCTCAGTGCCCGGATGTGA
- a CDS encoding TadE family type IV pilus minor pilin — protein sequence MTAEAAVVLPVLAAFTMALVCGMLVVAAQIQCVDAARTGARAAARQDPADAVVAVTREAAPHGAKVTVAREGDHVRVTVVADPPLLPGLPFEVREEAVASAEDSVTAGPTGGGAEARR from the coding sequence GTGACCGCGGAGGCGGCCGTGGTGCTGCCCGTGCTGGCGGCGTTCACGATGGCGCTGGTCTGCGGGATGCTCGTGGTGGCGGCGCAGATCCAGTGCGTGGACGCGGCACGCACGGGCGCCCGGGCGGCCGCCCGCCAGGATCCGGCCGACGCGGTCGTGGCGGTCACCCGTGAGGCGGCACCGCACGGCGCGAAGGTCACGGTGGCCCGGGAGGGAGACCATGTCCGGGTGACGGTCGTGGCCGATCCGCCGCTGCTGCCCGGCCTGCCCTTCGAAGTACGGGAGGAGGCCGTGGCCTCGGCGGAGGACTCGGTGACCGCGGGGCCGACGGGCGGCGGGGCGGAGGCCCGGCGATGA
- a CDS encoding DEAD/DEAH box helicase yields MAFNHLPAGVHDALAPLSVTPVTHSVPMAKNHRSDRSPTDTATRPAPGTVLDRLASGPSRASRITHTEHLPPRAGRHAVWPDRIRPEVIAAVRSAGIEHPWTHQALAAEHALDGDSVVVATGTASGKSLAYLVPVLSTLLDGSEAPNGRGATALYLAPTKALAADQCRSVKELSHPLGTAVRAAVYDGDTPVEEREWVRQYANYVLTNPDMLHRGILPSHPPWSSFLKALKYVVIDECHTYRGVFGSHVAQVLRRLRRLCQRYGASPVFLLASATAAEPSVAARRLTGLPVTEVADDASPRGELVFALWEPPLTELHGEKGAPVRRTATAETADLLTDLTVQGVRSVAFVRSRRGAELISVIAQERLAEVDRSLARRVAAYRGGYLPEERRALERALHSGELLSLAATTALELGVDVSGLDAVLIAGYPGTRASLWQQAGRAGRSGQGALAVLVARDDPLDTFLVHHPEALFDQPVESTVLDPDNPYVLAPHLCAAAAELPLTEDDLQLFGPACAELLPQLEAAKLLRRRTKAWHWTRRERAADLTDIRGGGGRPVQVVEEGTGRLLGTVDAGAAHSTVHEGAVHLHQGRTYLVRSLDLEDSVALVEQADPAYSTVARDTTSISVLETDVEVPWGAGRLCYGSVEVTNQVVSFLRRRVITGEVLGETKLDLPPRTLRTRAVWWTVSEDQLDEARINPEILGGSLHAAEHASIGMLPLFATCDRWDIGGVSVPLHPDTLLPTVFVYDGHPGGAGFAERAFHTARDWLTATRQAIASCECDVGCPSCIQSPKCGNGNDPLHKRGAVRLLTVLLRGAPEEKAEQEPAQGPERKREEGAEQEEGAGQGPVPQVPPAI; encoded by the coding sequence ATGGCATTCAATCACTTACCGGCAGGCGTGCACGACGCCTTGGCCCCATTGTCCGTCACGCCGGTGACACACTCGGTGCCAATGGCCAAGAATCACCGATCCGATCGATCCCCGACGGACACCGCGACCCGCCCCGCTCCGGGCACGGTCCTGGACCGGCTCGCCTCGGGCCCGAGCCGGGCCTCGCGCATCACTCATACGGAGCACTTGCCCCCCCGCGCGGGTCGCCATGCCGTCTGGCCGGACCGGATTCGCCCGGAAGTGATCGCGGCGGTGCGGTCGGCCGGCATCGAGCACCCCTGGACGCACCAGGCACTGGCCGCCGAGCACGCCCTGGACGGCGACTCGGTGGTGGTCGCCACGGGCACGGCGTCGGGCAAGTCCCTGGCGTATCTCGTGCCTGTCCTGTCGACGCTCCTGGACGGCTCCGAGGCACCGAACGGCCGCGGTGCCACCGCCCTGTACCTGGCTCCCACCAAGGCCCTCGCGGCCGACCAGTGCCGTTCGGTGAAGGAACTCTCACACCCGCTGGGCACCGCTGTCCGGGCCGCCGTGTACGACGGCGACACGCCGGTGGAAGAACGCGAATGGGTCCGCCAGTACGCCAATTACGTCCTCACCAACCCCGACATGCTCCACCGCGGCATACTGCCCTCGCACCCGCCCTGGTCCTCCTTCCTGAAGGCGCTCAAGTACGTCGTGATCGACGAGTGCCACACCTACCGGGGCGTCTTCGGCTCGCACGTGGCACAAGTTCTGCGCCGACTACGCCGTCTGTGTCAGCGCTACGGCGCGTCGCCCGTCTTCCTGCTGGCCTCCGCGACCGCCGCGGAGCCCTCCGTGGCCGCCCGCCGCCTCACCGGCCTCCCGGTGACCGAGGTCGCCGACGACGCCTCTCCACGCGGGGAACTGGTGTTCGCCTTGTGGGAGCCCCCACTCACCGAGCTGCACGGCGAGAAGGGCGCACCGGTCCGCCGCACCGCCACCGCCGAGACGGCCGACCTGCTGACCGACCTCACCGTGCAGGGCGTGCGCTCGGTCGCCTTCGTGCGCTCTCGGCGTGGCGCCGAGCTGATCTCCGTCATCGCCCAGGAACGGCTGGCCGAGGTCGACCGCTCCCTTGCCCGGCGTGTCGCGGCATACCGCGGCGGCTACCTCCCCGAGGAGCGCCGCGCCCTGGAACGCGCCCTGCACTCCGGCGAGCTCCTCAGCCTGGCCGCGACCACGGCCCTGGAGCTCGGCGTGGACGTCTCCGGGCTCGACGCCGTACTGATCGCCGGGTACCCCGGCACACGCGCGTCCCTGTGGCAGCAGGCGGGCCGGGCGGGCCGCTCCGGGCAGGGCGCCCTGGCGGTGCTGGTCGCCCGGGACGACCCGCTGGACACCTTCCTCGTCCACCATCCCGAGGCCCTGTTCGACCAACCGGTGGAATCCACGGTCCTCGATCCCGACAACCCGTACGTCCTGGCCCCGCACCTGTGCGCGGCCGCCGCGGAGCTTCCGCTGACCGAGGACGACCTGCAGCTGTTCGGCCCCGCCTGCGCGGAACTGCTGCCGCAGCTGGAGGCCGCGAAGCTGCTGCGCCGCCGCACGAAGGCCTGGCACTGGACGCGCCGCGAGCGGGCCGCCGACCTGACCGACATCCGCGGCGGGGGCGGCCGGCCGGTGCAGGTCGTCGAGGAGGGCACAGGACGCCTCCTCGGCACGGTGGACGCGGGTGCCGCGCACTCCACGGTCCACGAGGGCGCGGTGCACCTGCACCAGGGCCGTACGTACCTGGTGCGCTCCCTCGACCTGGAGGACTCGGTCGCCCTGGTCGAACAGGCGGACCCGGCCTATTCGACGGTCGCCCGCGACACGACGTCGATCTCCGTCCTGGAGACGGACGTCGAGGTCCCCTGGGGCGCGGGACGCCTGTGCTACGGCTCGGTGGAGGTCACCAACCAGGTCGTCTCCTTCCTGCGCCGACGTGTCATCACGGGTGAGGTGCTGGGCGAGACCAAGCTCGACCTCCCGCCACGCACCCTGCGCACCCGCGCCGTGTGGTGGACGGTCTCCGAGGACCAGCTGGACGAGGCCCGGATCAACCCGGAGATCCTCGGCGGCTCCCTGCACGCCGCCGAGCACGCCTCCATCGGCATGCTGCCCCTCTTCGCCACCTGCGACCGTTGGGACATCGGCGGCGTGTCGGTGCCGCTCCATCCCGACACCCTCCTTCCGACGGTCTTCGTGTACGACGGCCACCCGGGCGGCGCGGGCTTCGCGGAGCGCGCCTTCCACACCGCACGCGACTGGCTCACCGCCACCCGCCAGGCCATCGCCTCCTGCGAGTGCGACGTCGGCTGCCCGTCCTGCATCCAGTCCCCCAAGTGCGGCAACGGCAACGATCCGTTGCACAAGCGGGGGGCCGTACGCCTGCTCACGGTGCTGTTGCGCGGGGCGCCGGAGGAGAAGGCCGAGCAGGAGCCGGCGCAAGGGCCGGAGCGGAAGCGGGAGGAGGGGGCGGAGCAGGAGGAGGGGGCTGGGCAGGGGCCGGTCCCGCAGGTCCCGCCCGCGATCTGA
- the bldG gene encoding anti-sigma factor antagonist BldG, producing the protein MDLSLSTRTVGDRTVVEVGGEIDVYTAPKLREQLVELVNDGNFHLVVDMEGVDFLDSTGLGVLVGGLKRVRAHEGSLRLVCNQERILKIFRITGLTKVFPIHTSVEEAVAATD; encoded by the coding sequence GTGGACCTGTCCCTGTCGACCCGTACCGTCGGCGATCGTACGGTCGTCGAGGTCGGTGGCGAAATCGACGTATATACCGCGCCCAAGCTGCGCGAGCAGCTGGTCGAGCTGGTGAACGACGGGAATTTCCATCTCGTCGTCGACATGGAGGGCGTGGACTTCCTCGACTCCACCGGTCTCGGCGTGCTGGTCGGCGGGCTGAAGCGCGTGCGTGCCCATGAGGGCTCCCTGCGCCTGGTCTGCAACCAGGAGCGCATTCTGAAGATCTTCCGCATCACCGGTCTCACCAAGGTGTTCCCGATCCACACCTCGGTCGAGGAAGCGGTGGCGGCCACCGACTGA
- a CDS encoding ATP-binding protein, whose amino-acid sequence MATVELRFSALPEHVRTARLVAAAVARRAGVDEAVLDEVRLAVGEACSRAVGLHQSAGIAAPVKVALIEEEKQFSIEVGDEAPHSAPGDRAPGGAAEEADAEAEEDEMGLAVISGLVDDVEVSAGEHGGLIRMTWPTTPPAVALA is encoded by the coding sequence ATGGCCACCGTTGAACTCCGCTTCAGCGCGCTGCCCGAGCACGTCAGGACCGCCCGACTGGTGGCGGCAGCGGTGGCGCGCAGGGCCGGAGTGGACGAGGCCGTACTGGACGAAGTGCGGCTCGCCGTCGGCGAGGCCTGTTCCCGCGCTGTCGGGCTGCACCAGAGCGCCGGTATCGCGGCGCCGGTGAAGGTGGCGCTGATCGAGGAGGAGAAACAGTTCTCCATCGAGGTCGGCGACGAGGCGCCGCATTCGGCCCCGGGCGACCGGGCGCCCGGCGGTGCCGCCGAGGAGGCGGACGCGGAGGCCGAGGAGGACGAGATGGGCCTCGCGGTCATCAGCGGTCTCGTCGACGACGTGGAGGTCAGTGCCGGGGAGCACGGCGGGCTGATCCGCATGACCTGGCCGACCACACCGCCGGCGGTCGCGCTCGCCTGA